The stretch of DNA GAAGCTCATTATCGTCAAAAGGGCACTCAAGTTGACCGCCCGTATAGTCATCGGCCGTCATTCCAGCGATATGGGCCCGCATGTAGCGAATGCTTCGTAATACCGTGGTAGGCGACAGCTGAAGTTTTCTCATCACAGCAGGTCTCGcagcttctttctcggcTTTCAGATCATGCTCCGTCGACCCCGTGTCCTGACCGCCTGAGTCCGCTCTAGGCTCAATTCCAATGCCAGTTGCAAATCCAGTCTCCTCCTTTGCGCCAGAGGCCAGTACCGGGTCCTCCATCGGTATCCCAGTCTCGCCGTTAGCCATATCGCAGCAAAAGATTCTGCAAAGTAATCAACGGGAGGAAATTGCAGAATTGTTAACCCACATCGCGACTAGTCGACGTGGCCGCAGCAGTGTAATACAAAGAACTCCCTCTTCAGCCGCAAGCCTAAGCGACCCATTCAAGATCCAGCCTCTCAGGGTTGCACATGCAGTGCAACAGCCAGATCGGCTTGGCATGAACAGTTCGACTTAGCTATCCTCCCATTCGCGAAACGTCTTGTTAATCCAGTAGCTGGTGGTGAGCGAATGGATGATGAGCATGCCGAAACTCATCGATGAGTGCTGCGATGCATAAGGCACAAGGTATGTTGAAGGACTGAACTCGCTGCCAAGCCTTCAAACGGGTTTGAAGGTGCTTCAAGGCAGCCACAACCCAAGCTGGGAAGTACGCGCCGCCACGCGACGCGTCCTCTTTTTCATCACTGTCACTCAAGTCAGCATCACCATGTCTTCTCAATGAAATCGTGCCTGAGACCGTTCAATCGAATTGAGAACACCATTGGTATCATATTTTCCTTCAACTCCCAAGCATTTGCTAATCGACAGCGACTGGCGGCAAGGTACCCACGAATCGGTTCGGAACTCCGTCCATAATGCCCGGTCGTGTCCTCTATAATCATGTCATCCCCATCATCTGCTGTAAACGTGTCTTtgtgctcttcttcatctgtctTCATCTCTTGatcaagttcttctaagccgCCGGGGCAGCGTGGAAAATCACCTGAGGAATCGTGGGAAATGGGAAACCGCTGAGCTTGCTTCGTGGAGTGGCCAGCGGCGTGCCGGCTAAAGGAGATGGCATCTCTGACTTGAGATATGGGTCGACGTTCGCTCCTGCTTACGGTCAGCCATTGCTTCACAATCTGATAAAACAAGTGGCAGAGCACTTACTCACCCTAAGCATTCTGGTCAAGACCCAAATCCTCTTGAGCTGGGACCACACGAAGAGTGTTGGTGTGACCCATTCCACCTCTCCAGCCTTGCACACAAATGACTGCATCGCCCTTGTTGAGGACACCCAACTTGATGGCGTTGTTAATGCCCCACTTGAGACGTGCGTCAACGTCCTCTTGCCATGGCGTAGTCTTGAAGTCTGGCTTCTCCACATCGTAGTGGAATGGGTAGACGCCACGGTACAAGTGGGAGTAGCGAGAGGCGCGCGCGTTTCGTGTGACCATGATGATGGGGCAGACTGGTCGGTATTTGGAGATGAGACGGGCAGTGTTGCCGCTGCGATCATGTTAGCCGAATGTTCGAGATCGGAGTGGAAACAAGAAGACTCACGATGTGGTCAGAACGAGAATAGCGCCCGCATTCTGCTCGAGAGAAGCAGCCACGGCAGCCATGGCGCAGTTCTCGGTCGTTGGCACTGGTCGTGCTGCCAACTGCTTCAACTCGTCGAATGCATTCAGGTAAGGAATGGCAATCTCCGCGAGCAAGCAAGTCTCGTGCATCATGGTGACAGCCTCGCGAGGGTAGTTGCCCTTGGCAGTTTCGCCAGACAACATGACACAGTCGGCTCCGTCGAGCACGGCGTTGCCAACATCACTGACCTCGGCACGAGTCGGACGTGGGTTGTAGGTCATGCTCTCCAACATTTGCGTAGCACAGATAACTGGCTTGCCAGCAATGTTGCACTTGgtgatcatcatcttctgggCGATGAAGACCTGGGCAGGTGGGATCTCAATACCCAAGTCACCACGGGCCACCATGACACCGTCGGTGACCTTGAGGATCTCGTCGAAGTTGTTGACACCCTGCTGGTTCTCGATTTTGGCGATGATCTGGATGTCCTTACCCTCCTCACCAAGCACCTCACGAATGGCAGCAATGTCCTCAGCACGGCGGATGAAGGAAGCAAAGACCATGTCGACGTTGTTCTTGACACCGAACTTGAGATCGGCCTTGTCCTTCTCGCTGAGAGCTGGAAGATCGACATCCGTCTTTGGCAGGTTGACAcccttcttgctgctgatcTTGCCATTGTTGACGGCTCTGCACTTCAAGTTCTTGTCGTCGGTAACCTCGAGCACCTCGAATGCGAGGACACCATCGTCAACGAAGATTGTACGACCCTTCTCGATCACCTTTGTGATGTTCTTGTAATCGACATACATGTTCTTGTTGTCCGATGCCGTGGCATACTTGTCGtcggtggtgatgttgaTCTCGGAGCCGGCGGAAATGGGGATGTCTTCGTCGTTGGGCGTGTTGCCTGTTCGGATCTCTGGGCCCTTGGTGTCAAGAGCAATGGCGACTGGACGTCCTTCTTGCGTGGCCTCAGCCTTGCGGGCATTGTCGATAACGGTTTGGTGGTACTCGTAGCTGCCGTGGGAGAAGTTCATGCGGACAACCTGCAGACCGGCGGTGCGGAGCATGTTGATCTTCTCTGGGGAGTTGGTCTTGGGACCTGGTGTCACTCTCGTCAGTCTCGTTGTTCTCATCCTTCCCGCGGGGCACCGCCATACCGATGGTGCAGATGATCGAGGTGCGTCGAAACTGCTTTGGTGGGTGGTATTCGGTATTGAGGGAGGCGAGCCATTGCACACGCGTGCGGCCATATTCCTGGTGTACGAGAGAGTCGCCCATGGTGTCGTTGGTGTCTTGGTGTGTATGGCGGTGGAAGGTGGTGTTTGCTCCGTCAGTCCAACTTTTTTCAGCTCGAGTTCCGCCGAGCTCTTAGCAATGACGTGGGCTGATTGAGGCGGTGTTTCAGCAGGAACGACTGAAACGTGAAGTGAAGAGGGAAGGAGTCAGACTGGCAGGAGGGAGGGAGGCAGGTGGGAGTGGTGAGGAGCTCGCGGCGTTATAGGCGGTCAAATGTGAATAGGCCATCTCATCCAAGCTGCGTTCAGCAAAAAGGGACACCCCACCTCAACGCGCAAAGACACGCTCCAAACTGCACTACGCCAGGCGGGCGGCTCGTCAACCGGACCTCCGAACACGACGTGCTGCTTCTATTGGCCGCGACACGGTCGACAGAAGGCCTCCCTGCCTGTCCCACCCAAATTCCAGAAGCCCGCCCACGTTCATCCCATCGCCCTCAGCGCGTGCTGCGATGCTTTTCCGCCGATAACAAACTTTGCGCCAAACGGAGCTACGTAATCAGCCCTATCTCTGCACCCTTGGCTGTCCTCAGGCATCTCTTTTCCACGAGGAAAGCGACTTCGGAGATGACCGAACTTCCTCTCCCACACATACACGTCGCTGCGATCTACAACAAAGCGTACAGTCGCGTCATGATGGCCAAGGaagacaacgacgacgacgaccggGTATGCGCTGTCTCCTCGCGTCAGGAACTCACACATCCTCATACCCGCCCCTGCCGCGCCTCGGACAGCGACAGAAATAACGTCAGCATATACTCGGGTCACTATTTTGCATCGGTGTGAATATACCCCGAACAGCCAATATTAATAAGCAAAAATCATCGTTATCGCATTCAACAACCCAACTCCAGAGATCAAAACAAAAATGCCAAAAACCTCATCACTGAGATCCCATTACCtatttcctcctcctcttttgACTGTCCCTTCTATCAGCATACCCCTCCCCATCCTCTCCACTccttttcctcttctttccaGCATTTTCCAACTCCCTCGTCAACAAcccaacctcctccaccaactcCCTCTGCCCCTTCTCCAAAACCCAATTCCTCTCCAACAAATCATCAAAATCCGTTCTCAACTTCGCGTGCCCCACATGCTGCTCATGATGCCAATCCCTCACAGTCTTATTGCTCATCCTCAACGTCTCACTCTCCATCAAAGAAGCATCCAACTTCTCGCGCAAATCGGCATTGATATCTCGAATTCGCGCAAGTGAGCCAGGAGATATGAGAGGCGTGAGAGGTCGGTGGTTGACGTGGACCGGAAAAGCTGCTGAAGGGTTTCGATCGCGAGGACTACGATGTGGTGAGTTGTGAGGAAATTGAGCAAAAGGGTGAGGGGCGGAATCAAGTGGGTGGAGGCTGGGAATAGCCGGGCGAGGTGTACGAAGGGAGGACGTTCGAGAGTGAGGATGTGGCGACAGATGGGCATGCGAGCGGCGTATTTCAGTTGGCAGAGGCGTGAGACGAGCACGGCCTTGGGTGTCCTCTGCATCCGCAGCGTcgtctccttcatcttcgacGTCTGTGTCGGGTTCGCTAGGGTCGgagagctcttcttcttcttcgaagggCGGGATTTCTTCTGAGGTGTCGGAGGCAGGAGGACCTTGCTGTTCTTCACCCTCTGATTCCGAGTGCTCTGATCCAGAATGTTCAGAAGattcttcatctccttgtccttcctcttcctgctcctcttcctcctcctcctcctcctcctcctcctcctcctcctcctcctcctcctcctcctcctcctcctcctcctcctcctcctcctcctcctcttgttcttgctcctcttcttcttctggctcCACATCTATGCTTACAAGCCTGCCCTCCTCATCTCGGCCCCATGCGCGTTGCAGAGGCTTGCGTTTCGCACCCTTCCCACCCGCCGCTGTCTTCTTACCCGGTTTCGCACCTGCACCCTTACGTCCTGGCGGAGGCTTCCTCTGCCCCTTCCTCCCACCACGAGCGCCAGTGTTGCCCCTGCCAGAAGGTCCTGCTGACCTCTGTCCCTTCTTAGCAGCTTCCGCTCCCTTGTCAGCTCTCTTACGATGCTTCTCACACTCATCGAGTTTCTTCTGCAGGTCAGCAGCTTCGTCAGCCTTCTTGCGGCCAAGCACCTTCAACTTCTTGATTTGCTCCCTTAAAGCTCGGATGTCtccagatgatgatgagtcgGCGTCAGCTGTCAACCTCTCATTCTCGTTCGCAAGATCTCGATAATCGTCCTGCAGTGCCTCGAGCTGCTCCTCGCACTCTCGCAAAGCTGCTTCGGcgcgacgacagcgaccttCGCAgccctcatcgtcatcatcgtcaccagTGGGGCCTTTAGCATTCCTCAAAGCAGCTTCAAGTTTAGCAACCTTGGCTCTCTCAGCATTGAAGCTGTCGCGCCATCGTCCAATCTGCTCctcgagcttctcggccCTTTCGTATTCTCTCTGCGCGGCATCAGCATCCCTCGaaggcttctgctgctcctgagcCAGCTTCTCATGTGCTCGATCCATTTCTCTCCGACACTTTGCGGCCTCCTCCTTAAGTTTCTggaccttcttctccaaattCTCGCACTTCTTCTTGCAGACATCGGATCCTGTTTGAGGCTGGCCACGAACATCCCTAGAAGCCTCAACTTCATCTCTTAAGTGTTCTACTTGTCGCTCCAGCtctcgctcgcgctcgctCGCGCTAGTTTCGGCGGTCTCTGCGTCGACTTGAGACTGACTTAAATCTCTCTGCAACGTATTTCCGTGTGCTCGACATTCATCAAGCTGTCTCTGCAGATCTGCTCCGTGCTTCCGACAGTCATCGAGCTTCTGATTCAGGTCTCGGAAAAGGTCTTCGACTTTCTTCGCAGGATCATCATTactgtcttctccttctcctccagcagcagaaggagatCGACGAGGTTGTGCTGGCGGTGATCTGGAATTTTGCAACGGCGATCTCGGATCATTTGGTCGTTGTGCATTGTTCCCGCGCTCGTTCACTTCAGCAATTTCGTCCATCAAGTCCTCAATCTGTTGATCTCTCTCTGCAATCTGTTGATCTCTCTCTGTCAGCTGGTTGTCAAGATCAGTCAAGTACCTCTCGGTTCGCTCCAGAGCTGCTGTCCGATTGTCGACCCCGACTCGCTGGGCCTCAGCATCCTGCCGGAAAGTCTCCGCAGCGTACGCTTGACGCTCCAGATCTACAGTCAGATTGTCGGCCCGGGCTCGCTGGGCCTCAGCATCCTGCCGGAAATGCTCCGCAGCGTGCCATTCACGCTCCAAGTTCTGCGTTTGATTCTGTTCAGCTAGCACCGCATTGTCCCTTTGCTGCAGAGCATGGTCCCGCTCCTGCGTCAGTTCCTGAATGCGATTTGCTGCCCGAGCGTTCTCGTCTTGAAGGGCCGGAAGCTGCACGTCCAGATCATTAATTCGCGCCTCCTGCTCCTGGATACGCTGCCTTAGAGCACGATTGTCTGCTTGCAATGTAATCATCTCTTCTTCATTGGCTTCATGCAGCAATTGTGCTACAGGCGGGATATAGTCCCACGCTCGATTGCCATTGGGACCGACTGGCAGCCCGTCCTGTTGAGGCTGCCGTTGTACACCAACAGGAGTCGGAGTGCCCAGAACCTGAGGGGCACCATCCCGCCTGAGCCACCAGTTAGGATTCTGCTGGTTACCGCCATTCTGCTGATTACCGCCATTGACTTCAAATGGATTTGGTAGATTGGCACCATTATCGACATTTAACTCATCGCTGTCGGTACGTACCAGTGCTGGAACTTGTCGCGGACCAGCTCTACGCCCTGGGCCAGCTCTACGCCGTGGTCCAGCTCTACTCCCGGGGTTCGGAGGTGTGACAGGCGGTTGCTGGTTCCCGAAGTTGTTCTGGTTCGCTGTAGGGCGATTCCCATCGGCTACCAAATCACCTCTAGGACGGTTTGTTGAGATCGGAAGGCCATGTGCATCCCCTGAACGAGTAGGAGACCCCGGATATGGCTGGTTAGTATCATCACCAACAGGCTGCAACACACCAGTAGGACCCCATTGATGCGTCAATCCCATATTCGGAACCCCAGGCAACGCAGGTGGAGCGTACCATTGACGTCGGTGCTCAGCATCATAGTAGTAGTATGTATTAGGCCGGAAAGCATGTTGCGTGTATGACCAGCCTTCTGGAAGATACATGCGATTGACGCGGTTGAGAGGATgccaggcttcttcttcgtttgGGATGGGATATGGCAAACCATCTCTCCACAGATCATAATACAAGTTTTGATCGACAATTCCTCCTTCAGTGACTGCGGGAGATGGAAGTGGGCCGATGTCGCGATTCGTACTGGTTCTTCGGAAGACGTAGCCATCGCCATTACGTTCCGCAAAGGCGCCTGAGGGAATACGACGCCGCCGCAATCTGATACGGGCTTGTCCAGAATTTGGGATGGGTATCTCGTCGTTTTCGCTCTGGTAGCTTGCAAGGCTGTCCTCCCGTTCGTTGTTTTGGTTTCCTTGAGCATCATCAGCGGTAGCGTTAGCATTCTCATCGTGATCTCCATCGCTGCCCATGTCGTCGTCTCCAGAGCGGTCGTTGTCATGTTCGTCTGGAGCCTCATCATCTCCTTCCTGGTCGTCATAGTAGTCAGCCTCAGGAAGCGACTCTATGTCGGAGGGAGTGCCATCGTCGAAGAGGTCATGAATTCTTCTTGTGTTCGGAGACATACCGTCCGTCGACAAGGGGACACTGGGCGAACTACTCGAACGACCGCCCCCTCCACCGCCATTTTCCGAAGGGGTGATGAAGCGAGCACGTCTCGGAATGAACCTTGGCCGACGTCcggcagcaagaagaggaggaggaggaggctcatcgtcttcatcttcgtcttcctcatcgtcagtttcgtcttctgcatcgtcagtcccttcttcctcttcttcctcgccatcggtctcctcgtcttcctcgtccccGTCGGCTTGCTCGTCCTCGACCCCGTGCAGCTCCTCGTACTGCCTTGCTCGGTTCTCATACCAGTCGATATCAGGAAGAGGTTCTGTCCCAGCCCAAGGATCGTTACTAAGGATAGCATCTAGCCGTTGTTCGCGTGGTGTCGTACCATgactcgatgatgatgcaacACTGGGAGTCCCCCTCAAAATATCAGATAAAGCCTGGCTGGAAGCGCGCCTCCTACCGGCCGGAGGAGTCCTGGGAGCATAAGGAGGTGGCCGCGGGGGCGCCCCGAACAACGAGGCGTTAGGGCCGAATCGTCGTCCGCCTGGTGTGAGTGGCAGACTCGCTCTTCGTTGCGGCCTGTTGCCTCGCGTTCGCGTGTCGCGATCATCAGAAATGCGTCGCCGGTCCTCATGGATCTCATTGAAATACTGCGGTCGATAGCGTGTGTTGTCCCTCTCGCGAGCTCTTGCTATACGTGCTCGTCGCTCAGGTGAATCAGGCTCTCCCTCAGCATAAGGTTGCCAGAAAACATCTCTAGTCGTGTTTTCGCCATACGCAGGCGGCGGCGTTGGTGGACGTTGTTCTAATTCCCGCAGCTGTTGAGCCAGGACGACTCTTTCGGGATTATTTGTGCCGCCCCGTGGCTCACCTGTGGGATTCTGGTACCCGTCGGCACCATTGatgggatgaagaagaccatcTGCGCCATAGAAGTGAGTCTTCTGAAACCTAGGGTAGCCAGGAACGCGAGCAGGAGCCCGCCAGAATCGATTGCCTATCGGGTCCTCGTAATATATGTAATCGCCTGGACCGTCCTGGTAAGGAGTCCAGTCCTCGGGTAGCCACTGTGGTTGGTCTCCATCCGGTACGTGACGAACACCTTGTGCAACTCGAGTAATAATTCCGTTGTCGATACGGTATGTAGCTCGGTCATCGATAGCCCAATTGAAGTGATTTGTTGGCGAGAGTGGAGCAGCGGCGGCTCGAGCTTCTCTGATGCTGGCACCGGCGCCTGCTCTGGAGCTCAAAAACGACTGACGATAAGGCGGAGGAGTTCGAGGGGAACGAGAAGGACCATGTGGCCTGCTTTCCTCGCCTGCGTCGTCTTGCTCGCTATTAACGTTGTCCtcagcatcatcgtcttgctcctcatcagcgccactcccaccaccaccatcgcccGCAGGCATAGTGAACCGGGCACGTCTTCCATCTGATCCCGGCGGCCGTCGacctggaggaggaggcggcggcggcattcgacccgcagcagcatccCTTCTGAAGTCATCCCAACTGACCACTTCTCCATCACTACTAAGAGGAGAATCAGGCCGTTCAGGGCGCGTTTGCGTACTCGGAAGAGGCGGTAAATGACCAAGAGCGGCACCTCTATCCTCGTCTCGATTTGGAAATCCACGGAATGGACCTGGGACAGGAGGAGAATCGTTGCGACCCAGTCGAGGTGCACTTCTCGATAGTGGTGGCAATTGACCAAGAGCTACAGCTCTATCATAATCCTCTCGAAATGTAACGTGTCGAGATGGACCTTGAACAGGAGGCAAGTCGTTACGGTCCAGTCGAGGTTGACTTCTCGAAAGCGGCGGCAACTGCTCCAAAGCCGCAGCTCTGTCGAATCTATCCCCCGAAGAGATACGTCGACGTTGGCGAGGaggctcctcatcctcagtctcatcctcatcgagtTCGTCGGGATTGTCTGGAAAGAGCCAAGCGAGGGACTGTGGATCCTGAGGTACAGACGGCGTTGGAGTCGGCGGAGGTCCCTCTCTTGTAGGCGGAGGTGCAGCAGGCAAGTCGTCATCGGattcctcttcgtcctctgaTTCCCCTTCTTCGTCCTGTGGTTCCTCTTGATTCTCATCCTGGCCCtgtgcctcttcttcgtcttcgtcttgaaCTGCGTTTGGATCCTGCCAATAAGGACCTCCCTCCGCCCAAGGGCTACCTGGCATATGTCCTCCTCGTCTAGGCCCAGTCATATAACGATAGCCCAACGAAGGGTCAGAGTTCGCAAACGCAACAGCGTCTCTCGGACCCAGGTCGAAGTGCGGGTCAGCGGCAACTTCTGGGATAGTCAGAGCCAGATTCaaatcatcatcctcgtcttctttgTCTAGCTGTTCTTCCTGGTAAGGTTCCAACCTGGCACGAGGTTTGCGGCGGACTGGAGAGGGAACAGCATTTCCTTGGGCGAAGAAATACGCATATTCTGGGTGCGTCTGGCTAGCCAGCCATtgcgcctgctgctcttgctcgaGGCGAGCCCAGCTTCTTGGACCGCGTGGAGAGTACCCAGTGAAGTCCCTGACGAATTGATTGCTGCGTTCTGGAGGTTGATTCCGAGGCTCATCGTGGTGACTGACTCCATCATAACGGTGCGGCTCACTCGCTTCATCGAAATGTACTCTGGGTGTCTCTTCTCCATCGGCCAAGTAGCCTGAGGCGACGGTCGGCCGTCTGCCAGGCTGCCAGGCCGGGCTGAGCTCCTTGAAGCCGTCTGAAACTTCAGACAGACCAGATACAtccacatcttcttcgtcttcacgaGGAACGTAGTCCAAATCGTTTTCGTCGTCATACCCGTGACCAGCGAACAGTGAGAATGGCTGCTGTCCGGTTTCGCCCGCAGTCATATCGTCAATCTCACGCCTTTCAACATCGGAGAACGA from Cercospora beticola chromosome 1, complete sequence encodes:
- a CDS encoding uncharacterized protein (BUSCO:EOG09261QXC); this encodes MGDSLVHQEYGRTRVQWLASLNTEYHPPKQFRRTSIICTIGPKTNSPEKINMLRTAGLQVVRMNFSHGSYEYHQTVIDNARKAEATQEGRPVAIALDTKGPEIRTGNTPNDEDIPISAGSEINITTDDKYATASDNKNMYVDYKNITKVIEKGRTIFVDDGVLAFEVLEVTDDKNLKCRAVNNGKISSKKGVNLPKTDVDLPALSEKDKADLKFGVKNNVDMVFASFIRRAEDIAAIREVLGEEGKDIQIIAKIENQQGVNNFDEILKVTDGVMVARGDLGIEIPPAQVFIAQKMMITKCNIAGKPVICATQMLESMTYNPRPTRAEVSDVGNAVLDGADCVMLSGETAKGNYPREAVTMMHETCLLAEIAIPYLNAFDELKQLAARPVPTTENCAMAAVAASLEQNAGAILVLTTSGNTARLISKYRPVCPIIMVTRNARASRYSHLYRGVYPFHYDVEKPDFKTTPWQEDVDARLKWGINNAIKLGVLNKGDAVICVQGWRGGMGHTNTLRVVPAQEDLGLDQNA